Proteins co-encoded in one Cataglyphis hispanica isolate Lineage 1 chromosome 4, ULB_Chis1_1.0, whole genome shotgun sequence genomic window:
- the LOC126848846 gene encoding DNA polymerase epsilon subunit 2 isoform X2, with protein sequence MADNKCAQMIQTNFSLYGLVLSRELRVSLAKQLLKIAENERESWLNHIIELVLAQNLNDPHVSAEHIKLAIEECVEPNKLKNTETVFNVISGYDIPKIKYDISKKKFIIDNENLYPETQYKSLIFKHRFEMVWYKTLRHKQFQSSKFGKQQMDKTNIVPIEYLLSELKTGNVCVMGLITQLVEDQYSLEDTTGTIKIDFNNTDFQDTFIMEESSESMRSDFGDSNTFGGPHNLSLKMSEKLQVHEENDPDGMIVFIAELWLDMPNVLQKFKTMLEGYMDYPPIAFVLCGHFLSFPTNITSAQTLITGFKNLTDIITQYTNVKESSKFVFVPGPHDLGSPKILPKPPLPKCIIEEVTKIVPNAIFTTNPCRIQYCTKEIVVLREDMLTKMCRNALRFPKEEHFFKHFAKAIISQSHLTPVPLQVVPIYWRYDHALQVFPTPDLIVIADNFGTYTTDYSDCYVINPGMFSKNNFSFQVYVPAINQIQDCQLPNDTDVS encoded by the exons ATGGCTGATAATAAATGTGCACAAATGATTCAAACTAACTTTTCTTTATACGGTTTGGTATTGTCTAG GGAACTTAGAGTATCTCTTGCAAAACAGCTGTTAAAAATAGCAGAAAATGAACGTGAATCTTGGCTAAATCACATTATAGAGTTGGTCCTAGCCCAAAATTTGAATGATCCACACGTTAGCGCCGAACATATAAAACTTGCCATAGAGGAATGTGTAGAaccaaataaattgaaaaatactgaaacagtatttaatgttattagtGGATATGATAtaccaaaaattaaatatgacatttccaagaaaaagtttattatcgACAATGAAAACTTATATCCTGAAACACAATACAAGTCACTGATTTTTAAACATCGTTTTGAAATGGTATGGTACAAAACTTTGAGGCATAAGCAATTTCAATCTTCTAAATTTGGGAAACAGCAGATGGATAAGACGAATATAGTACCTATTGAATATCTGTTGAGCGAGTTAAAAACGGGAAATGTTTGTGTAATGGGTCTGATTACACAATTGGTGGAGGATCAATATTCTTTGGAAGATACAACTGGAACCATTAAAATCGACTTTAACAATACA GATTTTCAGGATACTTTCATTATGGAAG AATCATCGGAAAGTATGCGATCAGATTTTGGTGATAGTAATACATTTGGTGGACCGCATAATTTGTCTTTGAAAATGTCCGAGAAATTACAAGTTCACGAAGAAAACGACCCGGATGGAATGATAGTATTCATAGCAGAACTATGGCTGGACATGCCAAACgtgttacaaaaatttaaaacaatgctGGAGGGTTACATGGATTATCCACCTATAGCTTTCGTATTATGCGGTCATTTCTTAAGTTTTCCCACAAATATAACTAGCGCGCAAACTTTGATAACgggttttaaaaatttgaccgATATAATAACACAATATACGAACGTGAAGGAATCCTCCAAATTTGTTTTCGTACCCGGTCCACATGATCTGGGTTCGCCTAAGATTTTACCGAAACCTCCTTTACCCAAATGTATCATCGAGGAAGTCACGAAAATAGTACCGAATGCTATTTTCACCACAAATCCGTGTAGAATACAATACTGTACAAAAGAGATTGTGGTATTGAGAGAGGATATGTTAACAAAGATGTGCAGAAACGCGCTTCGTTTCCCAAAAGAAGAACACTTTTTTAAACAT ttcGCGAAAGCTATCATTAGCCAATCACATTTAACTCCTGTGCCTCTCCAAGTTGTTCCGATTTATTGGAGATACGATCATGCTCTACAAGTGTTTCCAACGCCAGACCTCATAGTGATCGCTGACAATTTTGGAACATATACGACCGACTATTCGGACTGTTATGTGATAAATCCAGGAATGTTTTCGAAAAACAATTTCTCATTTCAAGTTTATGTGCCTGCTATCAATCAGATCCAAGATTGTCAGCTTCCAAATGACACTGatgtttcttga
- the LOC126848846 gene encoding DNA polymerase epsilon subunit 2 isoform X1, whose protein sequence is MADNKCAQMIQTNFSLYGLVLSRELRVSLAKQLLKIAENERESWLNHIIELVLAQNLNDPHVSAEHIKLAIEECVEPNKLKNTETVFNVISGYDIPKIKYDISKKKFIIDNENLYPETQYKSLIFKHRFEMVWYKTLRHKQFQSSKFGKQQMDKTNIVPIEYLLSELKTGNVCVMGLITQLVEDQYSLEDTTGTIKIDFNNTDFQDTFIMEGCIVIVNGVYKDDVLYVENINFPPIESSESMRSDFGDSNTFGGPHNLSLKMSEKLQVHEENDPDGMIVFIAELWLDMPNVLQKFKTMLEGYMDYPPIAFVLCGHFLSFPTNITSAQTLITGFKNLTDIITQYTNVKESSKFVFVPGPHDLGSPKILPKPPLPKCIIEEVTKIVPNAIFTTNPCRIQYCTKEIVVLREDMLTKMCRNALRFPKEEHFFKHFAKAIISQSHLTPVPLQVVPIYWRYDHALQVFPTPDLIVIADNFGTYTTDYSDCYVINPGMFSKNNFSFQVYVPAINQIQDCQLPNDTDVS, encoded by the exons ATGGCTGATAATAAATGTGCACAAATGATTCAAACTAACTTTTCTTTATACGGTTTGGTATTGTCTAG GGAACTTAGAGTATCTCTTGCAAAACAGCTGTTAAAAATAGCAGAAAATGAACGTGAATCTTGGCTAAATCACATTATAGAGTTGGTCCTAGCCCAAAATTTGAATGATCCACACGTTAGCGCCGAACATATAAAACTTGCCATAGAGGAATGTGTAGAaccaaataaattgaaaaatactgaaacagtatttaatgttattagtGGATATGATAtaccaaaaattaaatatgacatttccaagaaaaagtttattatcgACAATGAAAACTTATATCCTGAAACACAATACAAGTCACTGATTTTTAAACATCGTTTTGAAATGGTATGGTACAAAACTTTGAGGCATAAGCAATTTCAATCTTCTAAATTTGGGAAACAGCAGATGGATAAGACGAATATAGTACCTATTGAATATCTGTTGAGCGAGTTAAAAACGGGAAATGTTTGTGTAATGGGTCTGATTACACAATTGGTGGAGGATCAATATTCTTTGGAAGATACAACTGGAACCATTAAAATCGACTTTAACAATACA GATTTTCAGGATACTTTCATTATGGAAGGTTGTATAGTAATAGTTAATGGTGTATATAAGGATGATGTATTGTATGTAGAAAATATCAACTTTCCGCCAATAGAATCATCGGAAAGTATGCGATCAGATTTTGGTGATAGTAATACATTTGGTGGACCGCATAATTTGTCTTTGAAAATGTCCGAGAAATTACAAGTTCACGAAGAAAACGACCCGGATGGAATGATAGTATTCATAGCAGAACTATGGCTGGACATGCCAAACgtgttacaaaaatttaaaacaatgctGGAGGGTTACATGGATTATCCACCTATAGCTTTCGTATTATGCGGTCATTTCTTAAGTTTTCCCACAAATATAACTAGCGCGCAAACTTTGATAACgggttttaaaaatttgaccgATATAATAACACAATATACGAACGTGAAGGAATCCTCCAAATTTGTTTTCGTACCCGGTCCACATGATCTGGGTTCGCCTAAGATTTTACCGAAACCTCCTTTACCCAAATGTATCATCGAGGAAGTCACGAAAATAGTACCGAATGCTATTTTCACCACAAATCCGTGTAGAATACAATACTGTACAAAAGAGATTGTGGTATTGAGAGAGGATATGTTAACAAAGATGTGCAGAAACGCGCTTCGTTTCCCAAAAGAAGAACACTTTTTTAAACAT ttcGCGAAAGCTATCATTAGCCAATCACATTTAACTCCTGTGCCTCTCCAAGTTGTTCCGATTTATTGGAGATACGATCATGCTCTACAAGTGTTTCCAACGCCAGACCTCATAGTGATCGCTGACAATTTTGGAACATATACGACCGACTATTCGGACTGTTATGTGATAAATCCAGGAATGTTTTCGAAAAACAATTTCTCATTTCAAGTTTATGTGCCTGCTATCAATCAGATCCAAGATTGTCAGCTTCCAAATGACACTGatgtttcttga